Within the Flavobacteriales bacterium genome, the region AATTCTGGCGATAGCGTCGTCGTGGAGAAAAATGAGGTGGTGATTAGTGGCTTTATGGGGATCATAATCGCCAATGTAAATATTGGATTACCTAAAAAAACCATGGGTGCGATCGCCAGGAATAATATGGTCGTGCTGAACAGAAAAAAAGGCTACCAACACTATAACGCCCCAAATGGTTATGGGTTTTATTTATATAATTCAAATATTGTGGGTGTCGCTCACAATTCGGTTTCCTTTTCGCTTTCGGATGCCGGTAGAGGTATTTGTGTGGAAAAAGGTAGTGATTATGATATACGCAACAACTCCGTCTACATGCCCGAGGCGTATAATGGGTATGTGATATACACCGACTCTATGTCTCGCATAAAGGTGTTAGACTACAACAATTACTATGTAGCAGGTCGAGCCCGGCATTTCATGTACCTAGGCAATGAATACTTGGATACCAATTATGTAGGCGTTGGTGGATTTAATCTGCATTCCAAAGTCGGGAACCCCTATTACCTGGATCCGACCCGGGATCTGCATACCTATTCATTGGATCTGGATGGGGCCGGTGATCCAACCGTAGGTGTTGGTGAAGACTTTGATGGTGAGGTAAGGCCGAATTCGCCATCAGGTTTTCCGGATATCGGCGCCGATGAATATATGCCTCTTGCCATCGATGCCCGGGTCATAAAACACCTGACCCCGTTGGATGCAATATGTCCTGACGACAATGTGGTGGCCGTTGTGATTGAAAACATGGGCACAAACCCATTGAACAATATCAACATCACATCAAATATCACGGGTGCATCCAATGATGTTATTTCTGCCAACTATTTCGGGCCACTGCCTTCACATAAAAAGGATACCTTGTATGTGGGTGCATTTAACCCCGGATCGGGTGGGAAGGTTCAGATAGAAACCTATTGTTCTGTTTCAGGCGATCAGTATTTGAGAAATGACACGATACGCGACAGCGTCTTGATCAATCCAATCCCCCCTCAACCGGTCATTCTGAAGGCAGATACAACTTGCGAAGGAGGCCAGGTGGAACTGGTTGTTTCAGCATCCGCGGATAGCTACTGGTATGATGCTGCTTCGGGAGGGAATCTGGTGTATGTGGGTGATACGTTGAAAACGGATACCCTATCGGCTAATCAGTCATTGTATGTGGAAACACGGTATCAAAAATTAGGTTCTTTAACGGGTGGTTTGGGAGGTACACCCCTAGGTTTCCGCGGAATCATGTTTAACGTGACAGCATACCAGGATGTCACAATTGAAAGCATGGACCTTAATTTGTCAAAAGCTACTGGTATTGATGTGTGGATCAACTATCGTGACGGTGGGTATCAGGGTTTTGAGTCCGATAGTCACGCTTGGAATGAACTGGGTGTTGTGCGTGTGGATGGGATGGGTCAGGGACTCCCCACACATTGTTTGCTTCCCAGCACCTTGTCAATTCCGGAAGGACATACGTACGGTATTTACATAGATGTTGGCCCGGAATTCAACTATGGCAGCAAAGATACGGTGGTGTCAAATGAATCTATTTCGATCGACTATGGGTTGTCATTAGGGTTGTTATTCAAACAATTCGGGGTTCCCCGGAATTTCGATGGAACCATTTACTATACCGCAACCAGCTGCCCTTCTCCAAGAACTGAAGTTCCGGTTAAGGTGTATAAGCAACCTACACCCGATCTCATTGATAGCGTAAGTTGTGGCCCCCTTCTTCTTGATGCGGGTTCCGGAAACGGTTTTGAGTACATCTGGTCGAATGGCAATACGAGCCAGAAAAATGAGGTTATCGCCTCGGGGAAATACCTGGTGACCGTTACCAACGGTGAATGTACAGCGACAGATTCAGCTGTCGTTACGGTAAACCCGGTTGATACCATTCACGTGACATGGTTCAATGATTCATTGTTTGCCACCAAGGGGAGTTGGGTCAGCTATAAATGGTTTGTGGATGGTTTTGAGTTGACAGGCGTGAATCAAAATCACATACGGGTTACTCAAGATGGCCTGTACGAGGTGCTGGCTACGGATGCAAATGGTTGTACGGATTCCGATACCATCCGCGTATTGGGTTATGTTCCGGTTGTTAGTTTGGGTGATGAGATCGGACTACACATCTATCCCAATCCCAATAAGGGTGTGTTTCGTTTGGAATCCGATATTCGGGGTGCAACCCGTGTCAGAATTATCAATGCATTCGGCCAGGTAGTGCTGGAAAAACATGTGCAAGGAGCACGGCAAGAGTTTGATCTCTCTGGTTTACCCAAGGGCGTGTACGTATTGCAAATCGGCACCGAATCTTTTGCCAGGATGCGTTTCCTGATTCAGTAATGATGGGTTTATTTGGAAGGAGATAGACTTAACTGTGGCTGACAGGCACGCTGGTGTTGGCGTGTTGACGTCATGCAAACCACAATTCCAGACCTTAATTGACTTCTTTTGCGCCGGTTATCAACTGACCTGACAATAATCATCCGTCAGCATGTTGTAGGTCATTCATTCCCGTAGCCGGTCCCCCGACATTCGTTCTGCTTTTTCAAATCCCACCCCCATGAAAAATCAGGATCGCTACATCCTCCCGTTTGAAAACATCAACCTTGAAAACCTGCCGCAGGTGGGTGGAAAGAATGCGTCGCTCGGTGAAATGGTTCAAAACATGAAGCAGGCCGGCATCCGTGTGCCGGAAGGATTTGCCGTTACCGCGTCTGCCTTCTGGGATTTCCTGGATCACAATGTCATTCGTGACCGGCTGGAGGAAGTAATGGGTTCGCTGGACACAGCTTCTTTCGCCAACTTGCAAGACGTCGGCAGCCAGGCGCGTGAGCTTGTGCTGTCCGGAGAAATACCGCCACCGCTGGATCACGCCATCCGTGCGGCATACCGACAGCTGGTCGGCAACGATACAAACCTTTCAATGGCGGTTCGCTCCAGCGCAACGGCGGAAGACTTACCGAACGCCAGCTTCGCCGGTCAGCATGAGAGTTACCTGAATGTGCAGGGCGAAGAGGAATTGCTGATTGCTTACAGAAAATGCCTGGCATCCCTCTTTACCGATCGTGCCATCAAGTACAGGGTGGATAATGGATTCGGGCAAATGGATGTGGCCTTGTCGGTCGGTGTACAGAAGATGGTCAGAAGTGATAAAGGTGCATCCGGGGTCATCTTTACCCTCGATCCTGAAACCGGTTTCAGGGATGTGGTGGCCATCAGCGGAATATGGGGACTCGGAGAAAACATCGTGCAGGGAACCGTTGATCCGGATGAGTTCGTTGTTTTTAAACCCTCGCTGCAACAAAACAAGAAAGCTGTGATCTCTACCAAGCTGGGAAAAAAGCAAAAAACGATGGTGTATGCCGGAAAGGGGGCGGGCAAAGAAATAACTACCCAAAACATAGAAACTTCTCCTGATAAAAGGGTGCAGTTTGTACTCTCGGAAAAGGAAGCGGAAGAACTTGCACGTTGGGCGGTGCGCATTGAAGACCATTACGGTAAACCGATGGACATCGAATGGGCCAGGGACGGATTGACCGGTGAATGTTTTGTGGTGCAAGCGCGCCCTGAAACCGTACATGCACAAAGCCGGAATTCATATCTGATCCGTACATACCGGCTGAAAAAAGAAGGAACAGAGCTGACCCGGGGAACCGGCTTGGGGAATAAGATTGCCAGTGGCCGTGCAAGGGTACTGAAGAGTCCGGCGGAAGCAGATAAGCTTCTGGAAGGAGAAGTATTGGTGACGGATCTCACCACCCCCGACTGGGATCCGGTGATGAAAAAAGCATCGGCCATCGTGACCAACAAAGGTGGCCGTACCAGCCATGCCGCAATTGTCGCACGGGAGCTCGGCGTGGCTGCGATCGTGGGAACCGGTGATGCCACCCGGGTGATAAAGGATGGTGATGAGGTGACCGTATCATGCACCGGCGGGCAGACAGGTATTGTTTACGCAGGCATCCTGCCTTGGGAAGAACATACTGTAGACACCAGGGAAATTCCCTTGCCGGGAATAAAGGTGATGCTGATCCTGGCCGATCCCGACAAGGCCTTCGGATATTCGTTCCTTCCCAACAACGGTGTGGGGTTGATGCGTATGGAGTTTGTGATCAACAACGCCATCCGCATTCATCCGATGGCATTGGTTCGTTTCAATGAACTGGAAGATGCCGGGGCGATATCAAAGATCAATGCGTTAACCGCCGGTTACAAAAAAAAGGAAGATTACTTCATTGAAAAGTTGTCGCAGGCTGTGGCAACCGTTGCTGCGGCCTTCTATCCCAAAGATGTGATCGTGCGCATGAGTGATTTCAAATCAAATGAGTATGCCAACCTGATCGGAGGTCACCCATTCGAACCGCACGAAGAAAATCCGATGATCGGTTTCCGTGGCGCTTCCCGGTATTACAGTCCGCTCTACAAAGAAGGTTTTCGGCTGGAGTGCAAAGCCATGAAAGTGGTGCGTGATGACATGGGCCTCACCAATGTAAAGCTCATGATTCCCTTCTGCAGAACACCTGAAGAAGGAAAGAAGGTGGTGGAGGTGATGGCTGAATCCGGACTGAAACGCGGAGAGAACGGCCTTGAGATTTACACCATGATCGAGATTCCCAGCAATGTGATTGTGGCGGAAAAATTCGCGGAGGTGTTCGACGGGTTTTCGATCGGGTCGAACGACCTGACTCAGCTGACCCTGGGCCTCGACAGGGATTCGGCGCTGGTGAATGCCTTGTTCAATGAGAACGATGAAGCGGTCAAACGATTGATATCACAGGTGATCAGAGCCGCCAAAAGTGCGGGAACGCCCGTGGGTTTGTGCGGTCAGGCGCCCAGTGATCTTCCTGATTTTGCCGGCTTCCTGATCGGTGAAGGGATCGATAGCATCTCTTTCAATCCGGATGCTTTGATCAAAGGCATTCGCAACATACATGCCGCCGAGCACCATTCGGTTGCTTCCGGCACGAAACAAAAAGAACCCATTTAATGAACCCACATAACTAGATCTCACATGGAAAAAATATTTAATAACAAAGTAGCCCTGGTGACCGGCGGAAGTTTCGGCATAGGCAGGGCAACCGCCATTGCATTTGCAGAAAGGGGCGCCAGGGTGGTGATCGCCGACGTAATGGATGATGGTGATACGGTTCAACAGGTCAAAAATGCGGGATCCGAAGCGCTGTTTGTGAAATGTGATGTGTCGAAAGACGCCGATGTGGAGAACCTGGTGGCCCAGACCGTAAAAAAGTTCGGTAGATTGGATTTTGCTTATAACAATGCCGGGATTGAAGGTGTACAGGCGCCGACATCGGAATGCACCGAAGAAAACTGGGACCGTACCCTGGGAGTGAACCTGAAGGGCATCTGGCTGTGTATGAAACATGAGGTGCCCGTGATGCTGAAAAACGGAGGCGGGGCCATCGTGAACTGCGCATCCGTCGCAGGACTCGTGGGCTTCCCGGGCATGCCGGCGTATGTGGCATCGAAACATGGTGTAGTTGGTCTTACCAAAACTGCAGCGCTGGAGTATGTTAAGCAGGGAATCAGGGTGAATGCAGTTTGCCCGGGCGTGATTCATACACCTATGGTAGACCGGATAACAGGGCAC harbors:
- a CDS encoding T9SS type A sorting domain-containing protein gives rise to the protein MKKKRPEILTLLLLVVSGLLITGKGFGAMNGAYTINQGAPASATNYMSVNSAMSDLQFGWRSDGGPVNGPGVTGPVTLRIVPGSGPYYEQVSVSFIPGTYPNVPVRLTGGATYETIEFTPDSVPDKHVIKLSGVMNLILDSLTIRNGARTSGYGVWITDNSDNNTIQNCRIELDSISTSAGLMGIAMISAKGTPGSNGSGNVISGNEIVGGYKGIVCNGKGTTEHAQKNQILGNRIYQSTNSGISLSYQDATLVSSNVVHSERDPYGGLRGIEINSGDSVVVEKNEVVISGFMGIIIANVNIGLPKKTMGAIARNNMVVLNRKKGYQHYNAPNGYGFYLYNSNIVGVAHNSVSFSLSDAGRGICVEKGSDYDIRNNSVYMPEAYNGYVIYTDSMSRIKVLDYNNYYVAGRARHFMYLGNEYLDTNYVGVGGFNLHSKVGNPYYLDPTRDLHTYSLDLDGAGDPTVGVGEDFDGEVRPNSPSGFPDIGADEYMPLAIDARVIKHLTPLDAICPDDNVVAVVIENMGTNPLNNINITSNITGASNDVISANYFGPLPSHKKDTLYVGAFNPGSGGKVQIETYCSVSGDQYLRNDTIRDSVLINPIPPQPVILKADTTCEGGQVELVVSASADSYWYDAASGGNLVYVGDTLKTDTLSANQSLYVETRYQKLGSLTGGLGGTPLGFRGIMFNVTAYQDVTIESMDLNLSKATGIDVWINYRDGGYQGFESDSHAWNELGVVRVDGMGQGLPTHCLLPSTLSIPEGHTYGIYIDVGPEFNYGSKDTVVSNESISIDYGLSLGLLFKQFGVPRNFDGTIYYTATSCPSPRTEVPVKVYKQPTPDLIDSVSCGPLLLDAGSGNGFEYIWSNGNTSQKNEVIASGKYLVTVTNGECTATDSAVVTVNPVDTIHVTWFNDSLFATKGSWVSYKWFVDGFELTGVNQNHIRVTQDGLYEVLATDANGCTDSDTIRVLGYVPVVSLGDEIGLHIYPNPNKGVFRLESDIRGATRVRIINAFGQVVLEKHVQGARQEFDLSGLPKGVYVLQIGTESFARMRFLIQ
- the ppsA gene encoding phosphoenolpyruvate synthase, translating into MKNQDRYILPFENINLENLPQVGGKNASLGEMVQNMKQAGIRVPEGFAVTASAFWDFLDHNVIRDRLEEVMGSLDTASFANLQDVGSQARELVLSGEIPPPLDHAIRAAYRQLVGNDTNLSMAVRSSATAEDLPNASFAGQHESYLNVQGEEELLIAYRKCLASLFTDRAIKYRVDNGFGQMDVALSVGVQKMVRSDKGASGVIFTLDPETGFRDVVAISGIWGLGENIVQGTVDPDEFVVFKPSLQQNKKAVISTKLGKKQKTMVYAGKGAGKEITTQNIETSPDKRVQFVLSEKEAEELARWAVRIEDHYGKPMDIEWARDGLTGECFVVQARPETVHAQSRNSYLIRTYRLKKEGTELTRGTGLGNKIASGRARVLKSPAEADKLLEGEVLVTDLTTPDWDPVMKKASAIVTNKGGRTSHAAIVARELGVAAIVGTGDATRVIKDGDEVTVSCTGGQTGIVYAGILPWEEHTVDTREIPLPGIKVMLILADPDKAFGYSFLPNNGVGLMRMEFVINNAIRIHPMALVRFNELEDAGAISKINALTAGYKKKEDYFIEKLSQAVATVAAAFYPKDVIVRMSDFKSNEYANLIGGHPFEPHEENPMIGFRGASRYYSPLYKEGFRLECKAMKVVRDDMGLTNVKLMIPFCRTPEEGKKVVEVMAESGLKRGENGLEIYTMIEIPSNVIVAEKFAEVFDGFSIGSNDLTQLTLGLDRDSALVNALFNENDEAVKRLISQVIRAAKSAGTPVGLCGQAPSDLPDFAGFLIGEGIDSISFNPDALIKGIRNIHAAEHHSVASGTKQKEPI
- a CDS encoding SDR family oxidoreductase, translating into MEKIFNNKVALVTGGSFGIGRATAIAFAERGARVVIADVMDDGDTVQQVKNAGSEALFVKCDVSKDADVENLVAQTVKKFGRLDFAYNNAGIEGVQAPTSECTEENWDRTLGVNLKGIWLCMKHEVPVMLKNGGGAIVNCASVAGLVGFPGMPAYVASKHGVVGLTKTAALEYVKQGIRVNAVCPGVIHTPMVDRITGHDKVAEKQFADMEPIGRMGEPGEVAQAVVWLCSDQSSFITGNALAVDGGWIAQ